From a single Piliocolobus tephrosceles isolate RC106 chromosome 21, ASM277652v3, whole genome shotgun sequence genomic region:
- the C21H19orf53 gene encoding leydig cell tumor 10 kDa protein homolog, whose product MAQGQRKFQARKPAKSKTAATASEKNRGPRKGGRVIAPKKARVVQQQKLKKNLEVGIRKKIEHDVVMKASSSLPKKLALLKTPAKKNGAAAATSSKTPS is encoded by the exons ATGGCGCAGGGGCAGCGCAAGTTCCAGGCGCGAAAGCCCGCAAAGAGCAAGACGGCAGCGACGGCCTCTGAAAAGAACCGGGGCCCGAGAAAAGGCG GTCGTGTTATCGCTCCCAAGAAGGCGCGCGTCGTGCAGCAGCAAAAGCTCAAGAAG AACCTAGAAGTTGGGATCCGGAAGAAGATCGAACATGACGTGGTGATGAAAGCCAGCAGCAGCCTGCCCAAGAAGCTGGCACTGCTGAAGACCCCGGCCAAGAAGAATGGGGCGGCTGCCGCCACCTCCTCCAAGACACCTTCCTGA
- the MRI1 gene encoding methylthioribose-1-phosphate isomerase isoform X2, whose translation MTLEAIRYSRGSLQILDQLLLPQQSRYEAVGSVRQAWEAIRAMKVRGAPAIALVGCLSLAVELQAGAGGPGFAALVAFVREKLSFLVTARPTAVNMARAARDLAEAAAREAEREGATEEAVRERHETEVYEHWAERTRQRELPLRRPLGRTVLGVIRSLHSLGRLEHAFCTETRPYNQGARLTAFELVYEQIPATLIADSMVAAAVAHRGVSAVVVGADRVVANGDTANKVGTYQLAIVAKHHGIPFYVAAPSSSCDLRLETGKEIIIEERPAQELTDVNGVRIAAPGIGVWNPAFDVTPHDLITGGIITELGVFAPEELRAALTTTISSRNGTLDGPQT comes from the exons ATGACCCTGGAGGCGATCCGCTACTCGCGGGGCTCCCTGCAGATCCTAGACCAGCTGCTGCTGCCCCAGCAGAGCCGCTACGAGGCGGTGGGCTCGGTGCGCCAGGCCTGGGAAGCCATCCGCGCCATGAAG GTGCGGGGCGCCCCGGCCATAGCCCTGGTGGGCTGTCTCAGTCTCGCCGTGGAGCTGCAGGCGGGCGCCGGGGGTCCAGGATTCGCCGCACTCGTGGCCTTCGTGCGCGAGAAGCTGAGCTTCCTCGTCACCGCCCGGCCCACCGCTGTCAACATGGCCCGCGCCGCCCGCGACCTGGCTGAAGCTGCAGCCCGGGAGGCCGAGCGGGAGGGCGCTACGGAGGAGGCGGTCCGGGAGAG ACATGAAACAGAAGTATACGAGCATTGGGCAGAGCGTACCAGGCAGAGAGAACTGCCACTGCGAAGGCCCCTGGGTAGGACTGTGCT AGGTGTGATCCGCTCACTGCACAGCCTGGGCCGCCTGGAGCACGCCTTCTGCACAGAGACCCGGCCCTACAACCAGGGAGCCCGGCTGACGGCCTTTGAGCTGGTCTATGAGCAGATCCCCGCCACCCTTATCGCCGACAGCATGGTGGCTGCTGCCGTGGCCCATAGGGGCGTGTCAG CCGTGGTCGTGGGAGCTGACCGCGTGGTTGCCAACGGCGACACAGCCAACAAGGTGGGCACCTACCAGCTGGCCATTGTCGCCAAGCACCACGGCATTCCCTTCTATGTGGCTGCCCCCAGCTCCTCATGTGACCTCCGTCTTGAGACCGGCAAGGAGATCATTATTGAAGAGCGACCAGCCCAGGAGCTGACTGATGTTAACGGGGTCCGGATTGCGGCACCTG GGATCGGAGTTTGGAATCCTGCCTTCGACGTCACCCCCCATGACCTCATCACTGGCGGCATCATCACAGAACTGGGGGTCTTTGCCCCTGAGGAGCTCCGGGCAGCCCTAACCACCACCATCTCTTCCAGAAATGGAACCCTAGATGGACCCCAGACGTAA
- the MRI1 gene encoding methylthioribose-1-phosphate isomerase isoform X1, whose product MTLEAIRYSRGSLQILDQLLLPQQSRYEAVGSVRQAWEAIRAMKVRGAPAIALVGCLSLAVELQAGAGGPGFAALVAFVREKLSFLVTARPTAVNMARAARDLAEAAAREAEREGATEEAVRERVIRCAEDMLEKDLRDNRSIGDLGARHLLERVAPSGGKVTVLTHCNTGALATAGYGTALGVIRSLHSLGRLEHAFCTETRPYNQGARLTAFELVYEQIPATLIADSMVAAAVAHRGVSAVVVGADRVVANGDTANKVGTYQLAIVAKHHGIPFYVAAPSSSCDLRLETGKEIIIEERPAQELTDVNGVRIAAPGIGVWNPAFDVTPHDLITGGIITELGVFAPEELRAALTTTISSRNGTLDGPQT is encoded by the exons ATGACCCTGGAGGCGATCCGCTACTCGCGGGGCTCCCTGCAGATCCTAGACCAGCTGCTGCTGCCCCAGCAGAGCCGCTACGAGGCGGTGGGCTCGGTGCGCCAGGCCTGGGAAGCCATCCGCGCCATGAAG GTGCGGGGCGCCCCGGCCATAGCCCTGGTGGGCTGTCTCAGTCTCGCCGTGGAGCTGCAGGCGGGCGCCGGGGGTCCAGGATTCGCCGCACTCGTGGCCTTCGTGCGCGAGAAGCTGAGCTTCCTCGTCACCGCCCGGCCCACCGCTGTCAACATGGCCCGCGCCGCCCGCGACCTGGCTGAAGCTGCAGCCCGGGAGGCCGAGCGGGAGGGCGCTACGGAGGAGGCGGTCCGGGAGAG AGTGATCCGCTGCGCCGAGGACATGCTGGAGAAAGACCTCAGAGACAACCGAAGCATTGGGGACCTGGGAGCCCGCCACCTCCTGGAACGGGTGGCCCCCAGCGGTGGCAAGGTGACTGTGCTGACCCACTGTAACACTGGTGCTCTGGCCACCGCTGGCTATGGTACAGCCCTAG GTGTGATCCGCTCACTGCACAGCCTGGGCCGCCTGGAGCACGCCTTCTGCACAGAGACCCGGCCCTACAACCAGGGAGCCCGGCTGACGGCCTTTGAGCTGGTCTATGAGCAGATCCCCGCCACCCTTATCGCCGACAGCATGGTGGCTGCTGCCGTGGCCCATAGGGGCGTGTCAG CCGTGGTCGTGGGAGCTGACCGCGTGGTTGCCAACGGCGACACAGCCAACAAGGTGGGCACCTACCAGCTGGCCATTGTCGCCAAGCACCACGGCATTCCCTTCTATGTGGCTGCCCCCAGCTCCTCATGTGACCTCCGTCTTGAGACCGGCAAGGAGATCATTATTGAAGAGCGACCAGCCCAGGAGCTGACTGATGTTAACGGGGTCCGGATTGCGGCACCTG GGATCGGAGTTTGGAATCCTGCCTTCGACGTCACCCCCCATGACCTCATCACTGGCGGCATCATCACAGAACTGGGGGTCTTTGCCCCTGAGGAGCTCCGGGCAGCCCTAACCACCACCATCTCTTCCAGAAATGGAACCCTAGATGGACCCCAGACGTAA
- the CCDC130 gene encoding coiled-coil domain-containing protein 130, with amino-acid sequence MGERKGVNKYYPPDFNPEKHGSLNRYHNSHPLRERARKLSQGILIIRFEMPYNIWCDGCKNHIGMGVRYNAEKKKVGNYYTTPIYRFRMKCHLCVNYIEMQTDPANCDYVIVSGAQRKEERWDMADNEQVLTTEHEKKQKLETDAMFRLEHGEADRSTLKKALPTLSHIQEAQSAWKDDFALNSMLRRRFREKKKAIQEEEEKDQALQAKASLTIPLVPETEDDRRLAALLKFHTLDSYEDKQKLKRTEIISRSWFPSAPGSASSSKVSGVLKKLAQSRRTALATSPITVGDLGIVRRRSRDVPESPQYAADTRKSGEPRVPEEAAQDRPTAPRDSPLETAETPKCSRPRGQEGSHQDKPLSLAGSSQEAADPADTRHPCSLGSSLVADYSDSESD; translated from the exons ATG GGGGAAAGGAAAGGGGTCAACAAGTACTATCCTCCGGACTTCAACCCTGAGAAG CATGGCTCTCTCAACCGATACCACAACAGCCACCCGCTTCGGGAGCGGGCTCGGAAGCTGTCACAGGGCATCCTCATCATCCG ATTCGAAATGCCGTATAACATCTGGTGCGACGGCTGCAAGAACCACATCGGCATGG GTGTTCGTTACAACGCAGAAAAGAAGAAGGTGGGCAATTACTACACAACCCCAATCTACAG GTTCCGGATGAAATGCCACCTCTGTGTCAACTACATCGAGATGCAGACGGACCCCGCCAACTGCGACTACGTGATCGTGAGTGGCGCCCAGCGCAAGGAGGAGCGCTGGGACATGGCAGACAATGAGCAGGTGCTaactacag AGCATGAGAAGAAGCAGAAGCTGGAGACGGACGCCATGTTCCGGCTGGAGCATGGCGAGGCTGACCGGAGCACGCTCAAGAAAGCACTGCCCACCCTGAGCCACATCCAGGAGGCCCAGAGTGCCTGGAAGGACGACTTCGCCCTCAACAGCATGCTGCGGAGAAGGTTCCGG gaaaagaaaaaagccatccaggaggaggaggagaaagatcaGGCCTTGCAGGCCAAGGCGAGCCTGACCATCCCGCTGGTGCCCGAGACGGAAGATGACCGCAGGCTGGCGGCCCTGCTGAAGTTCCACACCCTAGACT ccTACGAGGACAAGCAGAAACTGAAGCGAACCGAGATTATCAGCCGCTCCTGGTTCCCCTCCGCCCCCGGATCCGCCTCCAGCAGCAAGGTCAGCGGCGTCCTGAAGAAGCTGGCCCAGAGCCGCAGAACCGCGCTTGCCACCTCCCCCATCACCGTGGGGGACCTGGGCATCGTGCGGCGGAGGTCTCGGGATGTCCCGGAGAGCCCCCAGTATGCGGCTGACACCCGCAAGTCTGGGGAACCGCGGGTACCAGAGGAGGCTGCCCAGGACCGGCCCACGGCCCCCAGAGACTCTCCTCTAGAAACAGCTGAGACCCCCAAGTGCAGCAGGCCGAGGGGGCAGGAAGGGAGCCATCAGGACAAGCCCTTGTCGCTAGCAGGCTCCTCCCAGGAGGCAGCTGACCCCGCAGACACGCGGCACCCCTGCAGCCTCGGCTCCTCCCTCGTGGCGGACTACTCTGACTCAGAGAGTGACTGA